The following proteins come from a genomic window of Lycium ferocissimum isolate CSIRO_LF1 chromosome 4, AGI_CSIRO_Lferr_CH_V1, whole genome shotgun sequence:
- the LOC132052964 gene encoding uncharacterized protein LOC132052964 has translation MDIDTDISRWILEFILQQPLEDNILNTLIQILPFPNNNLNLKKALILRKIESEISNGCVTEKILEFLELIEELDHQEGIEASNVMKTAYCAVAVECTVKFLNCKEAGSDKGKYFEAVRRIWKKRINLMEKMENVGVVSDELWNWRDEIEAALWEDRCFDNVIRRSKCVFAVDKVKVFVGEVKERMGSPFLDVVAEKYRTDDTMKAFFGGVNDDREGRQGTGLPRQKHVAFKRTRRASAGTCGGVRISDSIESEPEASSRQDDLLPSPAIQKADDTLKAFVGGVNEEGTCRKRDKEVCQGKALPRQKHVAFKRTRGAVRISDSIESELEAYGRQDDLLSSPLIQLAEEALKLSSSELRAVVKDPLPDAIRLADTLSSVVRDDTGHQPAENNSDKAPHPVVASSRTVQASEKNCEAQHNCHHSAASRPNRVNRNSAAHTSEVTALKKLLASNRAAHTSEWDDLFDELNEGSPSGVNRVTLPSPKRTKISPLKKYEFKKITTRRKPTKWSTLEEDTLRTGVQMYGSGNWTVILGAYRDIFAVRTAVDLKDKWRNMIS, from the exons ATGGATATAGACACTGATATATCTCGTTGGATTCTCGAATTTATACTTCAACAACCACTCGAAGATAACATTCTCAACACTCTGATTCAAATTCTTCCATTCCCAAACAACAATTTAAACCTCAAAAAAGCCCTAATCCTTAGAAAAATCGAATCCGAGATTTCTAACGGTTGTGTTACTGAGAAAATCCTCGAATTTCTCGAATTAATTGAGGAACTTGATCATCAAGAAGGAATTGAAGCTTCAAATGTTATGAAAACCGCGTATTGTGCGGTTGCAGTGGAGTGTACTGTGAAGTTTTTGAATTGTAAAGAGGCGGGAAGTGATAAAGGAAAGTATTTTGAAGCAGTAAGGaggatatggaaaaaaagaattaatttaaTGGAAAAAATGGAGAATGTAGGCGTTGTATCGGATGAGTTGTGGAATTGGAGAGATGAAATAGAAGCGGCTTTATGGGAAGATAGGTGTTTTGATAATGTGATAAGGAGAAGTAAATGTGTATTTGCTGTTGATAAGGTTAAGGTTTTTGTTGGGGAAGTTAAAGAGAGAATGGGGTCTCCGTTTCTTGATGTTGTGGCAGAAAAATATCGGACTGATGATACTATGAAGGCGTTTTTTGGAGGGGTGAACGATGACAGAG AAGGGCGCCAAGGAACTGGATTGCCCAGGCAGAAACATGTTGCTTTCAAACGCACCAGACGAGCATCAGCTGGGACGTGTGGAGGTGTCAGGATCAGTGATTCTATCGAGTCGGAACCTGAAGCATCTAGTAGACAGGATGATTTACTGCCTTCACCTGCAATCCAGAAAGCAGATGATACATTGAAGGCATTTGTTGGAGGAGTCAATGAAGAAGGGACTTGCAGGAAAAGGGACAAAG AAGTTTGCCAAGGAAAAGCATTGCCCAGGCAGAAGCATGTTGCTTTCAAACGCACCAGAGGAGCAGTCAGGATCAGTGATTCAATTGAGTCGGAACTTGAGGCATATGGTAGACAGGATGATTTACTGTCTTCACCTTTAATCCAGTTAGCTGAGGAAGCGCTTAAATTAAGTTCTTCGGAGCTGCGTGCTGTGGTGAAGGATCCTCTACCTGATGCGATACGTCTTGCTGACACTTTGTCTTCTGTGGTAAGGGATGATACGGGTCATCAGCCTGCCGAAAATAACAGTGACAAAGCCCCTCATCCAGTTGTTGCCAGTAGCAGAACGGTTCAAGCTAGTGAGAAGAATTGTGAGGCGCAGCATAACTGTCATCATAGTGCTGCATCCAGGCCAAACCGAGTGAACCGAAACAGTGCTGCCCATACATCTGAGGTTACAGCACTGAAAAAATTGCTTGCCTCCAACCGTGCTGCCCATACATCTGAG TGGGACGATTTGTTTGACGAGTTAAATGAAGGATCACCAAGTGGCGTGAATAGGGTTACATTACCTAGCCCGAAGAGGACGAAAATTTCTCCCTTGAAGAAgtatgaatttaaaaaaatcaccACTAGGAGAAAGCCCACGAAATGGAGTACGTTGGAAGAAGACACTTTGAGAACTGGTGTACAGAT GTATGGTTCCGGAAACTGGACGGTAATCTTAGGTGCTTATCGTGACATATTTGCAGTAAGGACAGCA GTTGACTTGAAGGACAAGTGGAGAAACATGATTTCATAG
- the LOC132052962 gene encoding UDP-xylose transporter 3-like has protein sequence MAESQKFQLGTIGALSLSVVSSVSIVICNKALISTLGFTFATTLTSWHLLVTFCGLHVARWMRFFEHKPFDPKSLIGFGILNGSSIGLLNLSLGFNSVGFYQMTKLAIIPCTVLLETLFFRKRFSRNIQLTLTVLLFGVGIATVTDLQLNLLGSVLSLFAIVTTCIAQIMTNTIQKKFKVSSTQLLYQSCPYQSITLFIVGPFLDGLLTNRNVFAFNYTPNVLAFIVLSCLISVSVNFSTFLVIGKTSPVTYQVLGHLKTCLVLAFGYVLLHDPFSWRNILGIVIAMLGMILYSYCCTIESQQKSIEAASLLSQVKESETDPLINVEKGAGNLADSVVAKAPSWNSSKDQHV, from the exons ATGGCTGAAAGTCAGAAGTTTCAGCTAGGGACTATTGGAGCACTGAGTTTGTCGGTGGTGTCTTCTGTGTCCATTGTGATTTGCAACAAGGCGCTTATTAGCACATTAGGTTTTACATTTG CTACGACTTTGACAAGCTGGCATCTTTTAGTTACATTTTGTGGTCTCCATGTGGCAAGATGGATGAGATTTTTTGAGCACAAACCTTTTGATCCAAAATCTCTTATTGGCTTTGGAATACTGAATGGGTCCTCTATTGGACTTCTTAATCTAAGTCTGGGGTTCAATTCTGTTGGTTTTTATCAG ATGACAAAATTAGCAATCATCCCCTGTACAGTTCTTTTGGAGACTCTTTTCTTCAGGAAAAGATTCAG TAGGAATATCCAGCTTACACTTACTGTTCTTCTCTTTGGGGTTGGAATTGCAACAGTAACTGATTTGCAGCTCAATTTACTGGGTTCTGTTTTATCGCTGTTTGCAATTGTCACCACTTGTATTGCGCAGATT ATGACAAATACCATCCAGAAGAAGTTCAAGGTTTCTTCAACCCAGCTCCTGTATCAGTCTTGTCCTTATCAATCAATCACTTTGTTTATAGTAGGACCATTTTTAGATGGGCTTTTGACAAATCGGAATGTATTTGCTTTCAACTACACACCAAATGTGCTG GCCTTTATTGTTCTATCCTGCCTTATATCCGTCTCCGTGAACTTCAGTACTTTTTTGGTAATTGGCAAGACTTCTCCAGTCACCTATCAGGTCCTTGGGCATTTAAAAACATGTCTTGTTTTGGCCTTTGGGTATGTTCTTCTTCATGATCCCTTCAGCTGGCGAAACATTCTGGGTATCGTCATTGCTATGCTTGGGATGATACTCTATTCATATTGTTGCACCATTGAGAGCCAGCAGAAGTCTATCGAGGCTGCATCCCTTCTGTCTCAG GTAAAGGAAAGTGAAACAGATCCT